A part of Deltaproteobacteria bacterium genomic DNA contains:
- a CDS encoding TatD family deoxyribonuclease: MHPRDRRAARAVPAADEREDPGRARCGSRLRSARGAAALGPARARHADAEDRGALPAHRGRVRIFDSHAHVGAPELLAEAPDLIARAMAADVRGILAVGAGYGIAANAGAVMLADENAGIWASVGVHPHDAAQWSPIAETALHGWLAHSKVVAVGECGLDYWYEHSPRDAQVEALRAQIRLACAVDRPLVIHVRNGRGSRDALDEILAIFDEEGAERVGGVIHCFTGDEPFARECLARDFDISFSGILTFKNSNELRDVAKSLPLSRLLVETDAPLLAPVPHRGKRNEPAWVGHVVDCLAELHGRSRAEIAAATDERARTRFRIEDAA, encoded by the coding sequence GTGCATCCGCGTGATCGGCGTGCTGCTCGCGCCGTTCCTGCCGCAGACGAGCGCGAAGATCCTGGGCGCGCTCGGTGCGGAAGCCGCCTCCGCTCCGCTCGCGGAGCAGCTGCGCTGGGGCCGGCTCGCGCCCGGCACGCAGACGCGGAAGACCGAGGCGCTCTTCCCGCGCATCGAGGCCGCGTGAGGATCTTCGACAGCCACGCGCACGTGGGCGCGCCGGAGCTGCTCGCCGAGGCGCCGGATCTGATCGCGCGCGCGATGGCCGCGGACGTGCGCGGAATCCTCGCGGTCGGCGCGGGCTACGGAATCGCCGCGAATGCCGGCGCGGTCATGCTCGCCGACGAGAACGCGGGCATCTGGGCCAGCGTCGGCGTGCACCCGCACGACGCCGCGCAGTGGAGCCCGATCGCCGAGACCGCGCTCCACGGCTGGCTCGCCCACTCGAAGGTGGTCGCGGTCGGCGAGTGCGGACTCGACTACTGGTACGAGCACTCGCCCCGCGACGCGCAGGTCGAGGCGCTTCGCGCGCAGATCCGACTCGCGTGCGCGGTCGACCGCCCGCTCGTGATCCACGTCCGCAATGGCCGCGGGTCGCGCGACGCGCTCGACGAGATCCTCGCGATCTTCGACGAGGAGGGCGCGGAGCGAGTCGGCGGCGTGATCCACTGCTTCACCGGCGACGAGCCGTTCGCTCGCGAGTGTCTCGCGCGGGATTTCGACATCTCGTTCTCCGGAATCCTCACCTTCAAGAACTCGAACGAGCTGCGCGACGTCGCGAAGTCCCTTCCCCTCTCGCGCCTGCTCGTCGAGACCGACGCCCCGCTGCTCGCGCCGGTTCCGCACCGCGGCAAGCGCAACGAGCCGGCCTGGGTCGGTCACGTGGTGGACTGCCTGGCCGAGCTTCACGGCAGGAGCCGGGCCGAGATCGCGGCCGCCACCGACGAGCGCGCACGCACGCGCTTCCGCATCGAGGACGCCGCGTGA